In Verrucomicrobiia bacterium, the sequence TCTACAGTGCGAATGGGCTCTTTGCTTTTTTCCATTTGCGATGAAGCAGCCAAAGGAATTTGCAAAGCCGTTTCAGCTTGTTCCGGCAAACTTGCTTGATCGCCCGGCTCCAATAACTGGCGAGGCGACAAAGTTTTCAATTCACTTTCCAGAGATAATGGCAACAAAGCTAACCGCATATCCGAAGGCAAATTCGACAAAGTAGGCTTAGCAATCACACTCGGATCCTGAAATCGCAATTGAAAAGCAATATCCTGTCCCAAAAACAAATCGGACCCTTCAAAAAAAGCGCTTACCGTTGGAATCTTAGGAACTGAAGGAAATTGCGTTGCAGGCAGTTGGACTTTTAACTCTAACAAAGCGATTCCGTGTAATGCTAAAAAAAATAAAAATAATAAACTCAAACGACCATGCTGTGGCAATTTCCAATGGCCAAAATGGAAAAAAGAATGCTCGTGTGTTTTCGCCATGATTACTCTTTTTGCGTCGCTAAAACGACTTCGATGTGATTCATGAGCGCCTCGCGCATCACATACATTACTGAACCGTGAGCTACAGAAACGTCGGCCTTTAAAATGAGCGCTGCGTTAGGATTTTCTTGATTATAACGACGCAATGCCTCGCCTACTTGCTCCCATGCTAGTTTTTGATCATCAAAATAAACTTCACCATTAGCCGCTAAAGTAATCACACGCCGATTCGCAGAAGTCGCCGATCCCAAAATCGCTTCGGACAACAC encodes:
- a CDS encoding energy transducer TonB, whose translation is MAKTHEHSFFHFGHWKLPQHGRLSLLFLFFLALHGIALLELKVQLPATQFPSVPKIPTVSAFFEGSDLFLGQDIAFQLRFQDPSVIAKPTLSNLPSDMRLALLPLSLESELKTLSPRQLLEPGDQASLPEQAETALQIPLAASSQMEKSKEPIRTVELGAIVIGEELKSRFSGLMPALSAQATDRPLLPTVVRVGVSAQGVVESALVENSSGNIGVDEEAVKLVGQLRFALDPEKKIVWSTLTFYWPQTPLSSEDNP
- a CDS encoding biopolymer transporter ExbD; its protein translation is MKLSTSISIVKGPLDVVPLVNVVFLLLLFFMLSSVYLTQPGVPVVLSEAILGSATSANRRVITLAANGEVYFDDQKLAWEQVGEALRRYNQENPNAALILKADVSVAHGSVMYVMREALMNHIEVVLATQKE